Below is a window of Rhodoglobus vestalii DNA.
AGGAGCCTTGCGTCTCTACCGTGGGAACGGCGCAGGAGGCTGGAAGGGGTCGTACAAGATCGGCCACGGCTGGTCGAAAATGCAGGCAATTTTTGCCGCTGGAGATTACAACCGAGACTCGGCCAACGATGTGTTTGCCCGCGACAGCGACGGGGCAATGTGGGTTTACTTGGGTAACGGCCGCGGGAGGTGGCTGGGCCGAGTAGGAATACCTGGAAACTGGGCCGACTACGACTTTGTCGCAGGAGCCGGCCCTGCCGCAGGAAACAGATATGTCATCCCGCCAGGATTTGGTGACTTCAACGCGGATGGAACGGCAGACATAGTTGCACGTACCAGCAGCGGTAAGGTGCTGCTTTACCCGTCAAATGGCGTTGGCTCGTGGAAATCGATGGTAAACACCGGCGAAAACTTTGCTAGTGCGACCGCACTGGTGTCGATTGGTGACCTCACTCGCGACCGGAAGCCAGACTTGCTTTCACGAGATGCTGCCGGGGGCCTCTGGCGCTACTCAGTCGCGACGGACGGAACCCTGAGCGCTCCAGCCAGTCTTGGCACTGGCTGGGATGCATACGTCACGATGCTGGCAGGCGGAGATCTAAACAATGACGGTATTCCCGATCTTCTCGCTGTGAATGCCGACGGGGTACTAATGCGTTTCCTAGGAGAATCGGATGGCACGTTTGATGCCGGAACTCAAGCCGGGCACGGCTGGGGCTCCATGACCGCCATCTTCAACATTGGAGACTTTGATAGTGACGGCAATACTGACCTCGTAGCTCGGAAGGCTGACGGCGATCTCTTGCTCTACGGCGGCAACGGCGCGATGAAGTGGAATTCGCCAGTCACAATCGGCAGCGGCTGGGGCAAAGCAACCGCTATCGTCGGGCCGGGAGACTTCGATGGCGACGGAAATGTTGACGTCATCGCTCGCTTCTCAGACGGTCTTTTGCGCGTGTATGCGGGTAACGGCAATGGAGGTTGGAAGAAGTCATACATCGTCGGCAGCGGGTGGAACGGCATCGACTGGATCGGCTAGCCGACGCAGTAACCTCAACCTATGTTCGCTAAACGCATCCTCGGCTTTGCGGGGCTGCCGTTTCTGTCGCTGATCACCCCTTTTCTGTTCCTGCCCATTTTGGCGAGAGTTGCCGGCGCAGACGCGTGGCTTGCCATCGCGGTCGGCCAGTCCAGCGGTGGCTTCTTTGCGCTCATCGTGGCGCTCGGCTTCAACACGGTCGGGCCACCGCTGATTGCGCTGGCCGAGCCGAGCATCCGCCCTCGACTGCTGGTGACCAGCATTCATGCGCGCGCGCTCGTGTGGCTACCGAGCGCGATTGTTGCCGCCGTCATCGCCAGTGTGGTGTCACCCAGCGACTACCGTGTGGATGCGGCGGTCATGGCAATCGCGATGAGCCTTACCGGACTATCGAGTGCCTGGTTCATGATCGGTTTGGGCCGTGCCAGCCTGATCGCGATCTACGAGATTTCGCCGCGAATTGTCGCAACAGTGATCGCCGCCATCGTGGTGCTGAACGCGGGTGATGTGCTCTGGTATCCCGCCCTTCTCGTCGTGGCGTCACTGGTGAGCGTGAGCCTATTCGCCCTCCGTACCGCGGGCTTCACCGAGCTGAAGCGCCGCGATCGTCACGCGATCCGTGAAGTCTTTCGCGCAAACCGCTCGGCGGTCACCACCGAGGTCGCCGGTGGCGCCTACAACTCCTTGGCCGTCACCTTCGTGGGTGCGGCCGCAACCACCGCGCAGGCAGCAGCCTATGTTTCGGGCGACAAGCTGTACCGTATTGGTCAGTACTCCGTGTCGGCGCTCGGCAACGCACTCCAGGGTTGGGTTGTTGAAGCCGGCGACACAGAATTTGCGCACCGCATCCGACGCTCCCTGCTGGTGCATGGGGCACTCGGGTTTGCCGGCCTCACCATGTTTGCCGTCCTCGGCCCGTGGCTCTCTGAGATCCTCTTCGGTGCCGAAGTCGCCATCGACCGGGCCACCGCCCTCGGCCTAGGCGTCGCAACCCTAGGAATCGCCCTCGGCACGTCCCTGGGGCGCATCACCCTCGTCGGAATGGGCGCCCGCCGCCAATTCATGGTGAGCGTCCTGCTCGCAGCCGCTGTCGGAGTGCCAGCCATTCTGGCGCTCAGCGCAACCTACGGGGCTGCAGGCGGCGCGTGGGGGCTCGCAATCGGCGAAACCGTGTCGGTGTGCACCCAAGCCCTGTTCGTGTGGCGCATCCGGGCGAAGGCAGGCGCATTTATTGTGGCGAAGACACAACCGGACGATCCGGCGCGCAAAAGCTAGCCCAACCGACCACCGCGGCAGCTCAGCGCGGCAGCCAAACTTCCAGTAGCGTTGCAACGGCCGAAGCATGGTTTCGGTACCCGGCCAGCTCCGGTCGCGACGAAGAAAGACAACTATGAAGCGCGCATTCATCACAGGGATCACCGGCCAAGACGGCCTCTACCTTGCAGAGTTGCTGCTATCGAAGGGCTACAAAGTCTTCGGTCTCATGCGCGGGCAAAACAACCCGAAACGCGAACTGCTGGAGCGGCTCATCCCCGACGTCGAAATCTTGACCGGGGACCTCACCGACCTCTCAAGCCTGATGCGCGCAATGAGCGTCGCCAAGCCCGACGAGTTCTACAACCTCGGCGCAATCTCCTTCGTTGCCTACTCGTGGGAGAACGCTCACCTCACCAGTGAAGTCACCGGCATGGGCGTCCTGAATGCGCTCGAAGCGGTGCGCTTGCATATGGCGGCAACCGGGCAAGAGGTACGGTTTTACCAGGCGTCAAGCTCCGAAATGTTCGGCAAAGTACAGCAAGTGCCTCAAAACGAAGACACCCTGCTGTGGCCCCGCTCACCCTACGGCGTCGCCAAGGTTTATGGCCACTACATGACCATCAACTACCGCGAGTCCTACGGCATGCACGCCTCCTCTGGTGTGCTGTTCAACCACGAATCCCCTCGGCGCGGCCCCGAATTTGTCACCCGCAAAGTCACCCGCGCCGTCGCACGTATCTCCCTAGGGTTGCAAGACACCATCACCCTGGGAAACCTCGACGCCCAACGGGACTGGGGTTTTGCCGGAGACTACGTCGAAGCGATGTGGCTCATGCTGCAGCAGGATGAGCCCGACGACTACGTCATCTCGACGGGCGAAACCCAGAGCATCCGCGCGCTCCTTGATCATGCGTTTGCGGCAGTGGGAATCGATGACTGGAGCAGCTACGTCGAGCTCGACGAGCGATTCATGCGCCCCGCAGAAGTTGACCTGCTCGTGGGCGACTCAGCCAAAGCGCGCGAGCGACTCGGCTGGGAACCGACCGTCAAGTTCCCCGAGCTCATCGCAATGATGGTTGACGCCGATCTGGTCGAGCAGAAAGAGCTTGCCGGCATCAAATGACACGCGCACTGATCACGGGAGTAACCGGCCAAGACGGTTCGTACCTCGCCGAACTTTTGCTGTCGAAAGGCTACGAAGTGCACGGCGTCACCCGGGACGCCGATGAAGCAGTCACGACCGGGGTGATCGCACACGAACTCGACCTCGCCACCGACAGTGCGATCGCAGAACTCATTGCCACTGTTGAACCGAATGAGATTTACAACCTTGCGGCGCTGAGTTCCGTGTACCAGTCGTGGCAGAGCCCTGCACTCACCGCGCGACTGAACGGTGCCGTGGTCGCGGAAATGTTGGCCGCGGTGAAAGTGATCCACGATCGGGGCAAGACCGACATCCGTTTTGTGCAAGCGTCGAGCGCAGAAATCTTTGGTGTGCCCACTGAGTCGCCACAGAATGAGCAGACAACCGTGCGCCCCACGAGCCCGTATGGGGCGGCAAAAGCGTACGCTCACGGCCTCGTTGGGGCCTATCGCACCGCTGGCGTGGCTGCCTCCTCGGTGATTCTGTACAACCACGAGTCGCCGCGCCGGCCTGAGACGTTCGTCACGCGCAAGATCACCGCCGCGGCGGCCCGCATTTCGTTGGGGCTGCAAGACACTCTTGAGCTCGGCAACGTGGATGCACGGCGAGATTGGGGCTGGGCTCCCGACTATGTTGATGCGCTCGTGAGAACAGCACAGCATCTTTTTGCTGACGACTTCGTCATCGCCACCGGTGTCTCGCACTCGGTTCGTGAGTTTGTCGCAGCCGCATTCGCGCGCGCAGGCGTCGATGACTGGCAAGACCGCGTGCGAATCTCAGACACCCTCCTGCGGTCGGGGGATGCCCCACTGCAGTCGGGCGATGCGAGCAAGGCTCGGCAACTTCTCGACTGGTCACCGACGCTCGATTTTGATGGAATTGTCTCAGCGATGGTCGACCATGATCTCGCTTTGCTGAGTTAACGACATCCACGGCGCGCCATAACCCTGAAGTGTTAGTCGAGCCAATTATGATCTGCGACTTGACTCAGACGAACTACACCGGTGTAATTATGTAACGCTATTTGATGCGAAGCATCGAAAGCGGAGGGGAGAGAGACCAGATGGACAACAGCGGATACCGCTCGGGAGTTCCAGACGACTGGTTTGTCGACCCCGTACGACTCGGGGTACCGGGGGTGCGGCAACCACTCGCCGACGAAGACGGCAACGCACTCTCTTGGCAAACAGACTCGCTCTGTGCCCAAACTGATCCCGAGGCATTCTTTCCCGAAAAGGGTGGCTCGACCCGGGACGCGAAGAAGATTTGCTCATCCTGTGAGGTGCGCAGTCAGTGCCTCGAATATGCCCTCCGGAACGATGAGCGATTCGGTATTTGGGGCGGACTATCGGAACGAGAACGCCGCAAGTTGCGCAAGCGCGCCAGCTAAGTATTCCGGGGTTCCAGTGAAGGCAACTCCCAGACTTGCCACACCGCAGCGAGTCGACTGCTAGTGAGCGCTCGCGACGCCTAGTCTCAAACAAATGCAGCCGAGAGTTACCGCAGTTATCGTCGCCCGTAATGGCGCGAAATATCTGCCACGAACGCTAGCCGCTATTGCGGTACAAACTCGGCGACCCGATTCTGTTATCGCCGTTGACGCCGATTCTAGTGACGATTCGCTCGCAATCATGGTCGCATCGGCACCGGCGCAGGTTGACGATGCGCGTGGTCATCG
It encodes the following:
- a CDS encoding oligosaccharide flippase family protein → MFAKRILGFAGLPFLSLITPFLFLPILARVAGADAWLAIAVGQSSGGFFALIVALGFNTVGPPLIALAEPSIRPRLLVTSIHARALVWLPSAIVAAVIASVVSPSDYRVDAAVMAIAMSLTGLSSAWFMIGLGRASLIAIYEISPRIVATVIAAIVVLNAGDVLWYPALLVVASLVSVSLFALRTAGFTELKRRDRHAIREVFRANRSAVTTEVAGGAYNSLAVTFVGAAATTAQAAAYVSGDKLYRIGQYSVSALGNALQGWVVEAGDTEFAHRIRRSLLVHGALGFAGLTMFAVLGPWLSEILFGAEVAIDRATALGLGVATLGIALGTSLGRITLVGMGARRQFMVSVLLAAAVGVPAILALSATYGAAGGAWGLAIGETVSVCTQALFVWRIRAKAGAFIVAKTQPDDPARKS
- a CDS encoding GDP-mannose 4,6-dehydratase, with translation MTRALITGVTGQDGSYLAELLLSKGYEVHGVTRDADEAVTTGVIAHELDLATDSAIAELIATVEPNEIYNLAALSSVYQSWQSPALTARLNGAVVAEMLAAVKVIHDRGKTDIRFVQASSAEIFGVPTESPQNEQTTVRPTSPYGAAKAYAHGLVGAYRTAGVAASSVILYNHESPRRPETFVTRKITAAAARISLGLQDTLELGNVDARRDWGWAPDYVDALVRTAQHLFADDFVIATGVSHSVREFVAAAFARAGVDDWQDRVRISDTLLRSGDAPLQSGDASKARQLLDWSPTLDFDGIVSAMVDHDLALLS
- a CDS encoding GDP-mannose 4,6-dehydratase; amino-acid sequence: MKRAFITGITGQDGLYLAELLLSKGYKVFGLMRGQNNPKRELLERLIPDVEILTGDLTDLSSLMRAMSVAKPDEFYNLGAISFVAYSWENAHLTSEVTGMGVLNALEAVRLHMAATGQEVRFYQASSSEMFGKVQQVPQNEDTLLWPRSPYGVAKVYGHYMTINYRESYGMHASSGVLFNHESPRRGPEFVTRKVTRAVARISLGLQDTITLGNLDAQRDWGFAGDYVEAMWLMLQQDEPDDYVISTGETQSIRALLDHAFAAVGIDDWSSYVELDERFMRPAEVDLLVGDSAKARERLGWEPTVKFPELIAMMVDADLVEQKELAGIK
- a CDS encoding WhiB family transcriptional regulator, translated to MDNSGYRSGVPDDWFVDPVRLGVPGVRQPLADEDGNALSWQTDSLCAQTDPEAFFPEKGGSTRDAKKICSSCEVRSQCLEYALRNDERFGIWGGLSERERRKLRKRAS